In one Thermodesulfobium acidiphilum genomic region, the following are encoded:
- a CDS encoding cation diffusion facilitator family transporter — MDESYHHEHVHEVSNVKTINLCLVILLNFGIAFFEIIGGILSGSVSLFSDAMHNFSDGLSVLISYIALKVQSKRNDKRRTFGYKRSVIISAFINSLVLIIISLFIFKEAYEKFLHPSNVNSSVIIFVAILAVFANSLGVFLLHKGSKEDMNIKSSYLHLLVDALSSIGVVVAGIIIFFFHINWVDPLIGSLISLYILKESFEILKNSTNILFEGVPNNIDVYKIVEELKGIEGVKDIHHVHVWCLNEKNINFEAHVNIEDVMVSQTKRTLLEIEEKLKKFGINHVTIQFEHNFCNGVGVIKN, encoded by the coding sequence TTGGATGAATCTTATCATCATGAACACGTTCATGAGGTATCTAATGTAAAAACCATAAACTTGTGTTTAGTTATACTTCTTAACTTTGGAATAGCTTTTTTTGAAATAATTGGTGGGATCCTTTCTGGAAGCGTCTCACTATTTTCTGATGCAATGCATAATTTTAGCGATGGTCTCTCTGTACTTATCAGTTATATTGCATTGAAAGTTCAAAGTAAGAGAAATGATAAAAGGCGGACATTTGGGTATAAAAGATCAGTTATTATTTCAGCATTCATTAATTCGCTGGTTTTAATAATCATATCTTTATTTATTTTTAAAGAAGCCTATGAAAAATTTTTACATCCATCGAATGTCAATAGTTCAGTTATAATTTTTGTTGCTATTCTGGCTGTATTTGCCAATTCTTTGGGCGTTTTTTTGCTTCATAAGGGTTCCAAAGAAGATATGAATATTAAGTCCTCTTATTTACATCTTTTAGTAGACGCTCTTTCATCTATAGGAGTTGTAGTGGCTGGAATCATAATATTTTTCTTTCACATAAATTGGGTTGATCCTTTAATAGGTTCACTAATTAGTTTATATATTTTAAAGGAAAGCTTTGAGATTCTAAAGAATTCAACAAATATCTTATTTGAAGGTGTTCCAAATAATATAGATGTTTATAAAATTGTTGAAGAATTAAAAGGGATAGAAGGGGTTAAAGACATTCATCACGTTCATGTATGGTGTTTGAATGAAAAGAACATTAATTTTGAAGCTCACGTTAATATTGAAGACGTAATGGTTAGCCAGACAAAGAGAACACTTCTTGAAATCGAAGAAAAACTAAAAAAGTTTGGCATTAATCACGTAACAATTCAATTTGAACATAATTTTTGCAATGGAGTTGGAGTAATTAAAAATTGA
- the glmS gene encoding glutamine--fructose-6-phosphate transaminase (isomerizing) — MCGIVGYIGNKNSADVVLYGLKKLEYRGYDSAGIAVVGESGNLDIRHAVGKILFLEDNLRDAPLKGFLGIGHTRWATHGEPCLKNAHPQVDCTSSIAVVHNGIIENYLELKENLLSKGHIFKSDTDTEVIAHLIEDYQKTYKDTFTSFLKALNDLRGVFAIALINSKEPDKIFAARQFAPLILGRGKGENFLASDIPAILKYTKNVYIMKDGEVAIISKDEISIFDMAGHRIKPSFFEVKWNEEDAEKGGFDHFMLKEISEQPLVVQETIGQRVFFENEFEPYKDELPKDIARGISRICFVACGTSYHAALIGKFLMEYLADMPCEVDYSSEFRYRNAAVNNSVLTIAISQSGETADTLAAMREAKKRGSYVLAITNRLGSTANREADFSILTRAGLEIGVAATKTFTSQLVTLYILALYMGSCKKSISKQIVDETLGYLLEVPKRLEEYFPKFLNDIEKSARIYSGYKNMIFMGRGINYPVALEGALKLKEISYIHAEGYPAGEMKHGPIALLDPTTPVLAIATRSAITYEKVLSNIEEAKSRRSRVVALISEGDKDAVNLVNDILYVPDVPEIVSPIYNVVPLQLFAYYAAVWLSRDPDKPRNLAKSVTVE, encoded by the coding sequence ATGTGTGGAATAGTTGGTTATATAGGTAATAAAAATTCAGCAGATGTAGTTTTGTATGGGTTAAAAAAGCTTGAATACAGAGGATATGATTCTGCAGGTATAGCCGTAGTGGGCGAATCTGGGAACCTTGATATTAGACATGCAGTAGGAAAAATTCTATTTTTGGAGGATAACTTAAGAGACGCGCCTTTAAAAGGCTTTTTAGGAATTGGTCATACGCGTTGGGCTACTCATGGAGAGCCGTGCTTGAAAAATGCCCATCCTCAAGTTGATTGCACTTCCTCTATTGCTGTAGTTCATAATGGGATTATTGAGAATTATCTTGAACTTAAAGAAAATTTATTATCTAAAGGTCATATTTTTAAGTCTGATACTGATACAGAGGTTATTGCTCATCTCATAGAGGACTATCAAAAAACTTATAAAGATACCTTTACTTCGTTTTTAAAAGCGCTTAATGATTTAAGGGGCGTTTTTGCTATTGCTCTTATTAACTCTAAAGAACCTGACAAAATTTTTGCAGCAAGACAATTTGCTCCTCTAATTTTAGGTCGTGGCAAGGGTGAAAACTTTTTGGCATCTGATATACCGGCAATATTAAAATATACTAAAAATGTGTATATTATGAAAGATGGGGAAGTTGCAATAATAAGTAAGGATGAAATAAGTATTTTTGATATGGCTGGGCATAGGATTAAGCCAAGCTTTTTTGAGGTTAAATGGAATGAAGAAGATGCTGAAAAAGGCGGTTTTGATCACTTTATGTTAAAAGAAATTTCTGAACAACCTCTGGTTGTCCAGGAAACAATTGGACAGAGAGTTTTTTTTGAAAATGAGTTTGAACCATATAAAGATGAACTTCCAAAGGATATAGCAAGAGGAATTTCAAGGATTTGTTTTGTGGCATGTGGTACATCTTATCATGCTGCATTGATTGGAAAATTTTTAATGGAATATCTAGCAGATATGCCCTGTGAGGTCGATTATTCTTCAGAATTTAGATATAGAAATGCAGCAGTAAATAATAGCGTTTTAACTATTGCTATATCTCAATCAGGTGAAACAGCTGATACTTTAGCTGCTATGAGAGAAGCTAAGAAAAGAGGTAGTTATGTCCTAGCTATTACTAATAGATTAGGTTCTACTGCAAATAGAGAAGCAGACTTTAGTATACTAACGAGAGCGGGTCTGGAAATTGGTGTTGCTGCTACCAAAACTTTTACTTCTCAATTGGTTACTCTTTATATTTTAGCCCTTTATATGGGTAGTTGTAAGAAGAGTATTTCTAAACAAATAGTGGATGAGACACTTGGTTATCTTCTTGAGGTTCCCAAACGACTTGAAGAATATTTTCCAAAATTCTTGAATGATATTGAAAAGAGTGCGAGGATTTATTCTGGTTATAAAAATATGATTTTTATGGGAAGAGGGATTAATTATCCAGTTGCACTTGAGGGTGCTTTAAAACTCAAAGAGATCTCGTATATTCATGCGGAAGGATATCCTGCTGGCGAAATGAAACATGGGCCTATAGCTCTTCTCGATCCAACTACGCCTGTTTTGGCTATTGCTACAAGATCTGCTATTACTTATGAAAAGGTTCTTTCGAATATTGAAGAGGCAAAGAGTAGGAGATCAAGAGTTGTAGCTCTAATTAGTGAAGGAGATAAGGATGCTGTAAACCTTGTAAACGATATCTTATACGTGCCTGATGTGCCTGAAATTGTTTCACCAATTTATAACGTTGTTCCGTTACAACTTTTTGCATATTATGCTGCCGTATGGTTATCTAGAGATCCAGATAAGCCAAGAAATCTTGCAAAATCAGTTACTGTGGAGTAA
- the glnA gene encoding type I glutamate--ammonia ligase produces MNNIKCGFKDYEEFKNFVKENEVKFVDVRFCDVPGTWQHFTVPVEAFNEGVIEEGLGFDGSSIRGFQQIEESDMILIPDLSSAFVDPFFDDLTVNIICDVKEPIVLRDYQKDPRGVARRAENYLKTTGIADTAYFGPEAEFFIFDDVKYKYDSRGGMFSIDSVEAWWNSDREEEPNLGHKIRSKEGYFPCPPNDQLQDVRSEMVKAMMKVGLEIEVHHHEVATAGQVEIDIRFNNLLRMADDLMKYKYVAKNVARANGLTVTFMPKPLFGDNGSGMHCHQSLWKGNRPLFYDEKGYAGLSDIALWYIGGLLKHAKSVLAFAAPTTNSYKRLVPHYEAPVNLAYSQRNRSAAVRIPMYTANPKAKRIEFRPPDPSANPYLAFSAMLMAGLDGIENKIDPGKPLDKNIYDLPPEEAKNIPSVPGSLDEALDALEADHEYLLKGGVFSKELIESYIKFKRTQAKELAIRPHPYEFVTLFDI; encoded by the coding sequence TTGAATAATATTAAGTGTGGATTTAAAGACTATGAAGAGTTTAAAAATTTTGTTAAAGAAAATGAAGTGAAATTTGTAGATGTAAGATTTTGTGATGTACCTGGAACATGGCAGCACTTTACTGTTCCAGTAGAAGCTTTTAATGAAGGCGTGATAGAAGAGGGTTTAGGTTTTGATGGTTCGAGCATAAGAGGATTTCAGCAGATCGAAGAGAGCGATATGATACTCATACCAGATCTGTCATCAGCTTTTGTAGATCCGTTTTTTGATGATTTAACTGTAAATATTATCTGTGATGTAAAGGAACCAATTGTTTTGAGAGATTATCAAAAAGATCCAAGGGGTGTTGCAAGGAGAGCAGAAAATTATCTTAAAACAACGGGTATTGCAGATACTGCATACTTCGGACCGGAGGCAGAATTTTTTATTTTTGATGACGTTAAATACAAATATGATTCTAGAGGCGGAATGTTTTCCATAGATTCAGTAGAAGCCTGGTGGAACTCTGATAGAGAAGAAGAGCCCAATCTTGGTCATAAAATAAGATCCAAAGAAGGTTATTTTCCATGCCCACCAAACGATCAATTACAGGATGTCAGGTCCGAAATGGTTAAGGCAATGATGAAAGTTGGCCTGGAAATTGAAGTTCATCACCATGAGGTTGCGACTGCAGGACAGGTTGAAATAGATATAAGATTTAACAACTTGCTAAGGATGGCCGATGATCTTATGAAATATAAATACGTTGCAAAAAATGTTGCAAGGGCAAACGGTTTAACAGTTACCTTTATGCCCAAACCATTATTTGGTGATAATGGTTCAGGTATGCACTGTCATCAAAGCTTGTGGAAGGGTAACAGGCCGCTTTTTTATGACGAAAAGGGTTATGCCGGACTTAGTGACATTGCGTTGTGGTATATTGGTGGTCTTCTCAAACATGCAAAATCTGTTCTCGCCTTTGCCGCACCTACTACAAATTCGTATAAGAGACTTGTACCTCATTATGAAGCTCCAGTAAATCTGGCATATTCGCAAAGAAATCGCTCTGCTGCTGTTCGTATTCCTATGTATACTGCTAATCCAAAAGCCAAGAGGATTGAATTCAGACCGCCTGATCCGTCTGCAAATCCATATCTAGCCTTTTCTGCAATGCTTATGGCAGGTTTAGATGGAATAGAAAATAAAATTGATCCGGGTAAGCCTCTTGATAAGAATATTTATGATTTGCCACCAGAAGAAGCTAAAAATATTCCTTCAGTTCCTGGTTCTTTAGACGAAGCCCTTGATGCTCTTGAAGCGGATCATGAATATCTTTTGAAGGGCGGGGTCTTTTCAAAGGAATTGATAGAATCATATATTAAATTTAAGAGAACTCAGGCTAAAGAGTTAGCTATAAGGCCTCACCCATATGAATTTGTTACGCTTTTTGATATTTAA
- a CDS encoding pyridoxine 5'-phosphate synthase, with translation MAGKIRLGVNVDHVATLRESRKITYPDPLFAASISLAAGADLITVHLREDRRHIQDNDVLKIRKAVDNLNLEMACVPQIVSFALKVKPNKVTLVPEKREELTTEGGLDLSKNYDSLKESISTLKSNGIEVSLFIDPDEFSIEKSVTLGADSVELHTGKYADSLDEIERNFELERLKKASNLAKEAGLNVYAGHGLNKSNVWQIALIPEIEELNIGHSIISRAVFVGIFKAVEEIVEILSLASALRENKNL, from the coding sequence GTGGCTGGAAAAATCCGCTTGGGGGTTAATGTTGATCATGTTGCCACGCTTAGAGAATCAAGAAAGATTACCTATCCAGATCCACTCTTTGCTGCCTCTATTTCCCTAGCTGCAGGTGCTGACCTTATAACAGTTCATCTTAGAGAAGACAGAAGGCATATACAGGACAACGATGTCCTTAAAATAAGAAAGGCCGTAGATAATCTAAATTTAGAGATGGCTTGTGTTCCGCAAATTGTTTCTTTTGCCTTGAAGGTAAAGCCGAACAAAGTGACCTTAGTTCCTGAAAAAAGGGAAGAGCTCACAACAGAAGGAGGTTTAGATCTTTCTAAAAACTATGATTCTTTGAAAGAAAGTATTTCGACTTTAAAATCAAATGGAATTGAAGTCTCTCTTTTTATCGATCCAGATGAATTTTCTATTGAAAAAAGTGTTACCTTAGGTGCTGATTCTGTAGAATTGCATACCGGTAAATATGCTGACTCTTTGGATGAAATTGAGAGAAATTTTGAGTTAGAAAGATTGAAAAAGGCATCTAATCTTGCTAAAGAAGCAGGTCTGAACGTTTATGCTGGTCATGGTTTAAATAAGAGCAACGTTTGGCAAATTGCTTTGATACCTGAAATTGAAGAATTAAACATTGGACATAGCATAATATCAAGGGCTGTATTTGTAGGAATTTTTAAAGCGGTCGAGGAGATTGTAGAAATACTTAGTCTTGCGAGTGCTTTAAGAGAAAATAAGAATTTATAG
- the coaBC gene encoding bifunctional phosphopantothenoylcysteine decarboxylase/phosphopantothenate--cysteine ligase CoaBC: MKILFGICGGISAYKAANFVSSLVKEGNEVNVVMTQNATRFVSPLTFEALTKNICYSESNLPSGKDSIAHITLPQKSDVFIICPATANTISKIALGIADNLLTTMAIARKCPLVLVPAMNDTMWGNPSVQDNVKKLLAQDVIFFGPAYGRLACDSIGSGRMLEVPELLEMFNYHFYPKKDFVGKKILITAGPTREPIDPVRYISNRSSGKMGFAFAQAASLRGAQVRLIAGPTGLRTPYMVERIDVETTEEMFKSVIDNFEFCDILVMAAAVSDFKVDQRYTKKIKKKNNLELNLISNPDILKEVNLLKKNQIVIGFAAETENLSTNANKKLVEKKLDYIVANKIHETGFPFGSENNEVLILSSSGDYYELNSTKINIANFILDIIKEKI; the protein is encoded by the coding sequence TTGAAAATACTTTTTGGCATTTGTGGTGGCATTTCTGCGTATAAAGCTGCAAATTTTGTTTCATCTCTTGTAAAAGAGGGAAATGAGGTAAATGTTGTGATGACTCAGAATGCTACTAGATTTGTTTCTCCTTTAACATTTGAAGCTTTAACAAAAAATATTTGTTACAGTGAGTCTAATTTGCCTTCTGGTAAAGACTCAATAGCCCACATAACTTTACCCCAAAAATCTGATGTTTTTATTATATGTCCGGCTACTGCTAATACAATTTCAAAGATTGCATTAGGTATAGCTGACAACCTTCTTACTACAATGGCTATTGCAAGAAAATGCCCGCTGGTATTAGTTCCAGCAATGAACGATACTATGTGGGGAAATCCTTCTGTGCAAGATAATGTAAAGAAATTATTGGCTCAAGATGTAATATTTTTTGGTCCTGCTTATGGAAGACTCGCTTGCGATAGCATAGGGTCTGGTAGAATGCTGGAAGTACCTGAACTCTTAGAAATGTTTAACTATCATTTCTATCCAAAAAAGGATTTTGTTGGAAAAAAGATATTGATAACTGCAGGTCCTACTCGCGAACCAATAGATCCTGTTAGATATATTTCTAATAGATCATCAGGCAAGATGGGCTTTGCTTTTGCTCAGGCTGCTTCTTTGAGAGGTGCACAGGTAAGGCTTATTGCAGGACCAACTGGTTTACGAACTCCTTATATGGTAGAAAGGATTGATGTTGAAACAACAGAAGAGATGTTTAAGAGTGTTATCGATAACTTTGAGTTTTGTGATATACTGGTTATGGCAGCTGCTGTTTCAGACTTTAAAGTAGATCAGCGGTATACGAAAAAGATAAAAAAGAAGAATAACTTAGAGCTTAATCTTATATCAAATCCCGATATACTTAAAGAAGTTAATTTATTGAAGAAAAATCAGATAGTTATAGGCTTTGCCGCTGAAACTGAAAATCTTAGCACAAATGCTAATAAAAAACTAGTTGAAAAAAAATTAGATTATATAGTAGCTAATAAAATTCACGAAACTGGTTTTCCTTTTGGTAGTGAAAACAATGAAGTTTTGATCTTATCTTCAAGTGGCGATTATTACGAACTTAATTCAACAAAAATAAATATTGCAAACTTTATTTTAGATATTATTAAAGAAAAAATTTGA
- the rpoZ gene encoding DNA-directed RNA polymerase subunit omega, translating into MIAPSLENALKMIPSRYALVIVAVKRAKEIKSNKDLFTTNVSDPLEQAFEEIASGKIKFTINK; encoded by the coding sequence TTGATAGCGCCTAGTTTAGAAAATGCGTTGAAAATGATACCGTCTAGATATGCTTTAGTTATTGTAGCTGTAAAAAGAGCAAAAGAAATAAAAAGTAATAAAGACCTTTTCACAACTAATGTTAGCGATCCTCTCGAGCAGGCATTTGAAGAAATTGCAAGTGGGAAAATAAAATTTACTATAAATAAGTAA
- the gmk gene encoding guanylate kinase, whose product MYKKSDEKKGLLFVVSGPSGVGKGTVIKELMQRDPMLCLSISMTSRPRRPNEVNGKDYFFVSESEFLEHIEKDNLLEWAKVHGNYYGTPKDYVLKKLSENSDVVLEIDTRGASKIKSLYPDAILIFIVPPRWCDLRLRLETRSSENFDEIKRRLSRSIEEIEEYFIYDYIIVNSSVIEAASELECIIVAQRAKRERREDIISRLRSEIQFGQEVI is encoded by the coding sequence GTGTACAAAAAAAGTGATGAAAAAAAAGGTTTATTGTTTGTAGTTTCTGGTCCTTCTGGTGTGGGCAAAGGGACAGTAATAAAGGAATTAATGCAAAGAGATCCAATGCTTTGTCTTTCTATATCTATGACAAGCAGACCTAGAAGGCCTAACGAAGTTAATGGCAAAGATTACTTTTTTGTTTCTGAATCTGAGTTTTTGGAACACATAGAAAAAGATAACCTTTTGGAATGGGCTAAAGTTCACGGAAATTATTATGGAACCCCAAAGGATTACGTTTTAAAAAAATTAAGTGAGAATAGTGATGTTGTTCTTGAAATAGATACAAGAGGTGCAAGTAAAATAAAATCATTGTACCCTGATGCAATTTTAATCTTTATTGTTCCACCAAGATGGTGTGATCTAAGATTAAGGTTGGAAACAAGGTCTTCCGAAAATTTTGATGAGATAAAAAGAAGGCTTTCGAGATCGATTGAAGAAATTGAAGAATATTTTATATATGATTATATAATTGTAAATAGTAGTGTTATAGAAGCAGCTAGCGAGCTAGAATGCATAATTGTTGCTCAGAGGGCAAAAAGAGAAAGAAGAGAAGATATAATTTCGAGACTTAGATCAGAAATACAATTTGGACAGGAGGTAATTTAG
- a CDS encoding SDH family Clp fold serine proteinase: MNFFDIIWFIFIIFAFTPVLQQKYLENMRIRTIRSMEKKMNSRVITLIHRQETISFFGIPLSRYIDIDDSEQILRAIRLTEKDMPIDIILHTPGGLVLAAEQIAKALIRHPAPVRVFIPHYAMSGGTMLALAADEIYLDENAVLGPVDPQLGEYPAVSILQVVREKGIENVDDKTLILADMSQKAVNQVKSTIKKLLQDRMDSEKASFLAELFTSGKWTHDYPISYEEIKNLGISVRNDLPEEVYELMELYPQAGNRRPSVQFIPIPYKLPEKGNK, from the coding sequence ATGAATTTTTTTGACATAATTTGGTTTATTTTTATAATATTTGCTTTTACTCCTGTATTGCAGCAGAAATATCTAGAAAACATGAGAATTAGGACTATAAGATCTATGGAGAAAAAGATGAATTCCAGGGTTATTACTCTTATACACAGACAGGAGACTATATCTTTTTTTGGTATTCCTCTTTCGAGATATATTGACATAGATGATTCTGAACAAATTTTGAGAGCAATAAGGCTTACCGAAAAGGATATGCCTATTGATATCATACTTCATACTCCAGGAGGATTGGTATTGGCAGCAGAGCAGATAGCAAAGGCGTTAATAAGGCATCCTGCACCTGTGAGGGTTTTTATACCTCACTATGCTATGTCTGGCGGTACCATGCTTGCTCTTGCTGCCGATGAAATATACCTTGATGAAAATGCAGTTCTTGGTCCTGTTGATCCGCAGCTGGGAGAGTACCCAGCTGTTTCTATTTTACAGGTAGTTAGAGAGAAAGGTATTGAAAATGTCGATGACAAAACATTAATTTTAGCAGATATGTCACAAAAGGCTGTTAACCAAGTAAAAAGTACTATTAAAAAACTTTTACAAGATAGAATGGATTCAGAAAAGGCCTCTTTCCTTGCTGAACTTTTTACAAGTGGAAAGTGGACGCATGATTATCCTATTTCCTACGAAGAGATTAAAAATTTGGGTATTTCAGTGAGAAATGATTTGCCAGAAGAAGTGTATGAGCTAATGGAGTTATATCCTCAGGCAGGAAATAGAAGGCCATCGGTACAATTCATACCTATTCCATACAAACTTCCTGAGAAAGGCAATAAATAA
- a CDS encoding ATP-dependent Clp protease ATP-binding subunit, with translation MNPDKFTEQLRDSLESSQRVLMTFQNSQLDVEHLLYAMLNQQDGLVGKVLTRAGINKNDIKNRLESILNRLPKIQYSSSTPQIYITPSLKKVLDIAEEEAIRLKDEFVGVDHVLIAIVKEGESPASRLLNEYGITEEKVYQILKDIRGTQRVTDPGAEEKYQALEKYTRNLTQLALEGKLDPVIGRDEEIERVMQILSRRTKNNPVLIGEPGVGKTAIVDGIAQKIASNDVPEILKGKQLLALDMGALIAGTKFRGEFEERLKTIIDSVTKTQNYILFIDELHTVVGAGAAEGAIDASNLLKPALARGELRVIGATTLDEYKKYIEKDPALERRFQPVFVKEPSVDDTISILKGLRDKYEAHHRVKITDEAIESAAHLSERYISDRFLPDKAIDLIDEAAAKVRIQLSNMPTELKEMENKLSRLYQEGQEAVKREDYELAAKLKSESEALSRKFKEKRDKWLIDKKVNEVVDKEDIANLVSKWTGIPVTELVQEEVDKLTNMENILHKRIIGQDEAVVAVSEAIRRSRSGLKDPRRPVGSFLFLGPTGVGKTELSKALAAFLFKDENALVRIDMSEYMEKHSVSRLVGAPPGYVGYEEGGQLTEVIRRRPYSVILLDEIEKAHPDVFNILLQVLDDGRLTDGKGRTIDFRNTVIIMTSNLGSDILLNSNVEDEKEFEKAKNRVLSLLNSTFRPEFLNRIDEIVVFKPLSRSDIEKIVELILNDIQERLNEKKIKLILTEDAKKFFAKEGYEPTMGARPLKRYIQKNLENIIAKELLNNRIKEGDTVKIVVEDNKIGLVVE, from the coding sequence ATGAACCCAGATAAATTTACAGAACAGTTAAGGGATTCGTTAGAGTCTTCACAGAGAGTTTTAATGACATTTCAAAACAGCCAGCTTGATGTAGAGCATCTTTTGTATGCGATGCTTAATCAACAGGATGGTCTTGTAGGAAAAGTTTTAACAAGAGCTGGAATTAATAAAAATGATATTAAAAATAGATTAGAATCGATTTTGAACAGATTACCAAAAATACAATATTCATCTTCTACTCCACAAATATATATCACTCCCTCTTTGAAGAAGGTTTTAGATATAGCGGAGGAAGAAGCGATTAGGTTAAAGGATGAATTTGTTGGAGTAGATCATGTTTTGATTGCGATAGTAAAAGAAGGCGAGAGCCCAGCGTCGCGCCTTTTGAACGAGTATGGTATTACAGAAGAAAAGGTTTATCAAATTCTTAAAGATATAAGGGGTACTCAAAGAGTGACAGATCCAGGTGCAGAAGAGAAATACCAAGCTCTTGAAAAGTATACAAGAAATTTAACTCAACTTGCTTTAGAGGGAAAGTTAGATCCTGTAATTGGTAGAGATGAAGAGATTGAGAGAGTAATGCAGATTCTTTCCAGAAGAACGAAAAACAACCCGGTTCTAATTGGTGAACCCGGTGTTGGAAAGACAGCTATTGTTGATGGTATTGCTCAAAAGATAGCTTCAAACGATGTACCTGAGATATTGAAGGGAAAACAACTTTTAGCGCTTGATATGGGTGCTTTGATTGCAGGTACTAAATTTAGAGGAGAATTTGAAGAAAGATTAAAAACAATTATTGATTCTGTAACCAAAACACAAAACTATATTTTGTTCATTGATGAATTACATACTGTAGTTGGAGCAGGCGCTGCAGAAGGTGCCATTGACGCATCAAATTTACTTAAACCTGCCCTTGCAAGAGGTGAATTAAGGGTAATAGGTGCTACTACGCTAGATGAATATAAAAAATATATTGAGAAAGATCCTGCTCTTGAAAGAAGATTTCAACCGGTTTTTGTAAAGGAACCAAGCGTAGATGATACCATTTCTATTTTAAAGGGTTTAAGGGACAAATATGAGGCGCATCATAGGGTAAAAATTACAGATGAGGCAATTGAATCGGCTGCTCATTTATCTGAAAGATATATATCTGATAGATTTTTGCCTGATAAAGCTATTGATTTGATTGATGAAGCTGCTGCTAAAGTGAGAATTCAGCTTTCTAATATGCCTACGGAACTTAAAGAAATGGAAAATAAGTTATCAAGATTATATCAAGAGGGTCAGGAAGCTGTAAAAAGAGAAGATTACGAATTGGCAGCAAAGTTAAAGAGTGAATCTGAGGCTCTTTCAAGAAAATTTAAGGAGAAAAGAGATAAATGGTTAATTGATAAAAAAGTTAACGAAGTAGTAGATAAGGAAGACATTGCAAATTTGGTTTCCAAATGGACAGGCATACCTGTAACAGAGCTTGTTCAAGAAGAAGTTGACAAATTGACTAATATGGAAAATATTCTTCATAAAAGAATTATTGGTCAAGATGAGGCCGTAGTTGCTGTTTCTGAAGCGATACGAAGGTCAAGGTCAGGTCTAAAGGATCCTAGAAGGCCAGTAGGATCATTTCTCTTTCTTGGTCCAACTGGTGTGGGTAAAACTGAGCTAAGCAAGGCTCTTGCTGCATTTTTATTCAAGGATGAAAATGCTCTTGTAAGAATTGATATGTCAGAATATATGGAGAAACATTCTGTGTCGAGGCTAGTGGGTGCTCCTCCAGGTTATGTAGGCTATGAAGAAGGAGGTCAACTGACAGAAGTTATTAGGAGAAGGCCATATTCTGTAATACTCTTAGATGAAATAGAGAAAGCACATCCTGATGTTTTTAATATACTTTTACAGGTTCTTGACGATGGAAGATTAACAGATGGTAAGGGTAGGACTATTGATTTTAGGAATACTGTTATAATAATGACATCTAATCTTGGTTCTGATATACTATTAAATTCTAATGTAGAAGATGAAAAAGAATTTGAAAAGGCAAAGAATAGAGTTTTATCGCTATTAAATTCTACTTTTAGACCGGAGTTTTTAAATAGAATTGATGAGATTGTAGTTTTTAAGCCTCTTTCTAGATCTGATATTGAAAAAATTGTTGAATTGATATTAAATGATATTCAAGAAAGATTGAATGAAAAGAAAATAAAACTAATACTTACAGAGGATGCAAAGAAATTTTTTGCAAAAGAGGGATATGAACCTACAATGGGTGCTAGACCTCTTAAAAGATATATACAGAAAAATTTGGAAAATATTATTGCGAAGGAGCTTTTAAATAATAGGATTAAGGAAGGAGATACCGTGAAGATAGTGGTAGAAGATAATAAGATCGGACTGGTAGTTGAATAA
- a CDS encoding chaperone modulator CbpM yields the protein MMPETSGFYAISIVSKMLSIHPQTIRRYEELGLICPKKLDGKTRVFSDEDIEVLKKIQEFTKDLGINIAGVEVILRLSKRVEELESEVSRLNNLLKSISQEKEGENNEPR from the coding sequence ATGATGCCAGAAACTAGTGGCTTTTATGCGATAAGTATTGTTTCAAAAATGTTATCAATTCACCCACAGACAATAAGAAGATATGAAGAATTAGGGTTAATTTGTCCTAAAAAACTTGATGGTAAAACGAGGGTTTTTAGTGATGAAGACATAGAAGTTCTAAAAAAAATTCAAGAATTTACAAAAGATCTTGGGATAAATATTGCAGGTGTTGAGGTTATTTTAAGATTGTCAAAAAGAGTAGAAGAACTAGAGTCAGAAGTATCAAGGCTCAATAATTTACTAAAAAGTATTTCTCAAGAGAAAGAAGGTGAAAATAATGAACCCAGATAA